The following proteins are encoded in a genomic region of Trichocoleus sp. FACHB-46:
- a CDS encoding 3-hydroxyacyl-CoA dehydrogenase/enoyl-CoA hydratase family protein, whose product MFKPFRTAAVLGAGVMGSQIAAHLANIGLTVHLLDLPAKTGNKNDLVEGAFKKARKLSPPIFFTDKVAHRVILGNFEEHFDRLANVDWVIEAVVENLDIKQQLMQRLEAVMRSDAVISTNTSGLPIHAIAEGRAESFRQRFLGTHFFNPPRYLKLLEIIPTPETDPQVVARMRWFGETRLGKGVVIAKDTPNFIANRIGMYATMQGLRAWTEQGYTIEEVDTLTGTLVGRPKSATFRTADLVGLDTLMYVTKNLYPAIPHDENREMFRVPEVLHKLVMAGAIGAKGGQGFYKKQKGEILSVNPETMSYEPAKPMDLGEVEKLGKVSGLSDRLQALYKDPGRAGQFFRTTTLDLLGYSVRRIPEIADSPADIDRAMCWGFGWDVGPFEIWEMLGFETVLADMKAANISVPEWVEAMQSRGEAFGQYSLQPTTKPTSECFAPTVEKIDLEAIKTDPQKTLWQNAEAALLDLGDGVALYEFRSKGNTLSFKVVEGLAEVLDILEERDDLKGMVIGNGSAHFSGGANLAEMGMTAQSGNLQALDDLIVEFQSVLQRIRYAPKPVVIALQGRALGGGCELVMACPHVVAAAETYIGLVEVGVGLIPGAGGIMRTVARVAERAASDSPSDIQPFLKAAFETIAMAKVSTSAYEAQQMGYLPCDARILITGENRLEVAKAEVIHLDRAGYAPPPEQTAIMVLGRPARAMLEHIAYVFQQGGFASEYDRYLAGKLAYVMTGGELSAPALVHEDYLLRLERENFLPLLSQPKTQERITHMLKTKKPLRN is encoded by the coding sequence ATGTTTAAGCCATTTCGAACCGCCGCCGTCCTGGGTGCAGGTGTAATGGGAAGCCAGATTGCTGCTCACCTCGCCAATATCGGTCTGACTGTGCATCTATTGGATCTGCCTGCCAAGACAGGGAATAAAAATGATTTGGTAGAAGGCGCGTTTAAGAAAGCCCGCAAGCTATCTCCACCGATCTTCTTTACGGATAAGGTGGCTCATCGCGTCATCCTGGGTAACTTTGAAGAACATTTTGATCGTCTAGCCAATGTAGATTGGGTCATTGAGGCTGTTGTTGAGAATCTAGACATCAAGCAACAACTGATGCAACGGCTGGAAGCGGTCATGCGGTCAGATGCTGTAATTTCTACTAATACCAGCGGATTGCCGATTCATGCGATCGCGGAAGGTCGAGCAGAATCCTTCCGCCAACGCTTTTTAGGCACCCATTTCTTCAATCCACCCCGCTATCTAAAATTGCTGGAAATCATCCCGACTCCGGAAACAGATCCGCAAGTAGTCGCACGCATGCGCTGGTTTGGAGAGACCCGCTTAGGCAAAGGTGTGGTGATTGCCAAAGACACACCCAACTTCATCGCCAACCGCATTGGCATGTATGCCACGATGCAAGGCTTACGAGCATGGACGGAGCAAGGATACACCATTGAGGAGGTCGATACTCTCACCGGGACTCTGGTAGGACGACCCAAATCAGCCACCTTTCGCACCGCTGACTTGGTGGGTTTAGATACCCTGATGTATGTGACAAAAAACCTTTATCCTGCCATTCCCCACGATGAAAACCGCGAGATGTTCCGGGTGCCAGAAGTGCTGCACAAACTCGTCATGGCAGGGGCGATCGGAGCCAAAGGGGGACAAGGATTTTACAAGAAACAGAAGGGTGAAATTCTTTCAGTTAATCCCGAAACCATGAGCTACGAGCCTGCCAAGCCAATGGATTTGGGCGAGGTAGAGAAGTTGGGTAAGGTTTCAGGTTTGAGCGATCGCTTGCAAGCTCTGTACAAAGATCCTGGTCGTGCAGGGCAGTTCTTCCGCACCACCACACTGGACTTACTCGGATATAGCGTCCGTCGTATCCCTGAAATTGCTGATAGCCCTGCTGATATCGACCGAGCTATGTGCTGGGGGTTTGGCTGGGATGTTGGCCCCTTTGAGATTTGGGAGATGCTAGGCTTTGAAACCGTACTGGCAGATATGAAAGCAGCCAATATCTCGGTGCCCGAATGGGTAGAGGCCATGCAGAGTAGGGGCGAAGCATTCGGGCAATACTCTTTGCAACCAACTACTAAGCCTACTTCCGAATGCTTCGCCCCTACAGTGGAGAAAATTGATTTAGAAGCTATTAAAACAGACCCACAAAAAACATTGTGGCAGAATGCTGAAGCCGCTTTGCTGGATTTGGGTGATGGTGTAGCGCTGTATGAATTCCGCTCTAAAGGCAATACCCTCAGCTTCAAAGTAGTAGAAGGGTTAGCTGAGGTTCTAGATATCTTAGAAGAGCGGGACGACCTAAAAGGCATGGTGATTGGCAACGGTAGCGCTCATTTCTCTGGCGGTGCAAACCTCGCTGAAATGGGAATGACCGCCCAATCGGGCAACTTGCAAGCATTGGATGACCTGATTGTGGAGTTCCAGTCAGTTCTCCAGCGCATCCGCTATGCCCCCAAACCTGTAGTCATTGCCCTGCAAGGGCGAGCCTTGGGAGGTGGTTGTGAGCTAGTGATGGCTTGTCCTCATGTCGTTGCTGCCGCTGAAACCTATATTGGCTTGGTAGAGGTAGGCGTGGGTCTAATTCCAGGGGCAGGCGGCATCATGAGGACTGTGGCACGAGTGGCAGAACGAGCCGCTAGCGACTCTCCCAGCGACATTCAACCGTTCCTCAAGGCCGCTTTTGAAACGATTGCGATGGCTAAGGTTTCTACCAGTGCCTACGAAGCCCAACAGATGGGATACCTCCCTTGTGATGCCCGCATTTTGATCACTGGAGAGAATCGCCTAGAAGTGGCTAAAGCTGAGGTTATCCATCTCGATCGCGCTGGGTATGCACCACCGCCAGAACAAACCGCCATTATGGTCCTGGGCCGTCCCGCCAGAGCCATGCTAGAACATATCGCTTATGTTTTCCAACAAGGTGGTTTTGCTAGCGAATACGATCGCTACCTAGCAGGAAAGTTGGCTTATGTGATGACAGGGGGCGAACTCTCCGCTCCCGCTCTAGTGCATGAAGATTACCTGTTGCGTCTAGAACGGGAGAATTTCTTGCCGCTCCTCAGCCAACCCAAAACCCAAGAGCGGATCACCCACATGTTGAAGACGAAGAAGCCACTGCGGAACTAA
- a CDS encoding efflux RND transporter periplasmic adaptor subunit, which produces MIAERSQKELRRGIRSLAVSGILAIAGIGSWLVYSQFWSQAAKPVVAPLVTVERDTIETTINESGTVELRSQQTLKSPTEGAVEQVLVQPGDTVKAGQTLVVLRYPERQTALANQQVKIQKQTLTLERDRQKILELQEQLADEEREQQKLENLSKQGALAQQRVQEQVTQVRELRTTLRNTESGIRTGALELESLQLEKQRIQQQLRDTVVTAPIDGLILDVKVKDGDGVELRTDLLTLGDPSQELVTLQLSTLNAVRVKVNQPARITVIGPDKQVFTGRVQSLYPQAIAPDTQEQNSRRGSSQSNQSTVPATVRLDRPTRSLIPGSQVNVELVIEERPNVVALNTEAIQRTGATPFVWIRDAEGKAEKRSVDLGLEGLVTVEVKSGLQPGEKVILPPPEPPLEPGMQVTPQTEAKPSVTPASP; this is translated from the coding sequence ATGATTGCGGAACGAAGTCAAAAAGAGCTTAGGCGGGGTATACGATCGCTTGCCGTTTCAGGGATTTTAGCGATCGCGGGTATAGGAAGTTGGCTGGTTTATAGCCAATTTTGGAGCCAAGCAGCCAAGCCTGTCGTAGCACCTTTAGTGACGGTAGAGCGAGACACGATCGAAACCACGATTAACGAAAGTGGCACTGTAGAACTGCGATCGCAACAAACCTTAAAATCACCTACAGAAGGCGCGGTCGAGCAAGTGCTGGTGCAACCGGGAGACACTGTAAAAGCAGGTCAAACACTGGTGGTGCTGCGGTACCCCGAACGCCAAACGGCTTTAGCCAACCAACAAGTCAAGATTCAGAAGCAAACCCTGACCCTAGAACGCGATCGCCAAAAGATTTTAGAACTGCAAGAACAACTCGCGGACGAAGAACGCGAACAGCAAAAACTCGAAAACTTATCAAAACAAGGAGCACTGGCTCAGCAAAGAGTGCAAGAGCAAGTAACTCAGGTGCGAGAACTGCGAACCACGCTACGCAATACAGAATCGGGTATCCGCACAGGAGCCTTGGAACTGGAAAGTCTACAGCTAGAGAAACAGCGGATTCAGCAGCAGTTGCGGGATACGGTGGTGACTGCACCAATTGATGGCCTGATTCTGGACGTGAAAGTTAAAGATGGGGATGGTGTGGAGTTACGCACCGACTTGCTGACCTTAGGTGATCCGAGTCAAGAGCTGGTAACGCTGCAACTTTCCACGCTAAATGCTGTGCGAGTAAAGGTGAATCAACCCGCCCGAATTACCGTGATTGGGCCAGATAAACAGGTATTTACCGGACGGGTGCAAAGTTTGTATCCCCAAGCGATCGCTCCTGACACCCAAGAACAAAACAGCCGTCGTGGTTCTAGCCAGTCGAACCAATCCACGGTTCCCGCGACGGTTCGCCTAGATCGACCCACCCGCAGTTTAATTCCAGGCAGTCAGGTGAATGTGGAACTGGTAATTGAAGAGCGTCCCAATGTGGTAGCGCTCAACACCGAGGCAATTCAGCGCACTGGAGCGACCCCGTTTGTTTGGATTCGAGACGCTGAGGGCAAAGCTGAAAAGCGATCGGTTGATTTGGGTTTGGAGGGTCTAGTCACGGTCGAGGTGAAATCAGGATTGCAACCGGGCGAGAAAGTCATTTTGCCACCCCCAGAACCACCGCTAGAACCAGGAATGCAGGTCACACCGCAAACCGAGGCTAAACCCAGTGTTACTCCAGCTTCGCCCTAG
- a CDS encoding alpha/beta hydrolase — translation MRHIEGKFKGFGGLDLYYQSWHPEGQVQAVVVMVHGLGAHSSLFGQVVQYLVRQEYEVYAFDLRGHGRSPGQRGHIGAWAEFREDLQAFLQHIQTLRASCPCPYFLWGHSLGGTIALDYALRSPNSLQGLIVSAPALGRVSVSRCKLIVGRLLSGVFPRFSLRLGIPSDLGSRDPTLLSIYTQDPLRHEYGSARLATEFFATVDWIYKHASDLQIPLLLLHGSADQVIHPESSRVFFQQVMFSDKEHHEYPGCYHDLYVDVDYQKVFTDLENWLERHLAGSPSCEALGLCVVRY, via the coding sequence ATGAGACATATTGAAGGGAAGTTCAAGGGATTTGGTGGGCTTGATCTCTATTACCAAAGCTGGCATCCAGAAGGGCAGGTTCAGGCTGTAGTCGTCATGGTACATGGCTTAGGAGCACATAGCAGTCTGTTCGGCCAGGTTGTGCAGTATTTGGTTAGACAGGAATATGAGGTTTATGCCTTTGATCTGCGGGGTCATGGACGTTCCCCTGGGCAGCGAGGACACATTGGCGCTTGGGCTGAGTTTCGGGAAGACCTTCAGGCATTTCTTCAACATATTCAGACCCTACGCGCCAGTTGCCCTTGTCCTTATTTTCTTTGGGGCCATAGTTTGGGTGGCACGATCGCGCTGGATTATGCCTTGCGATCGCCAAATTCCTTGCAGGGATTGATTGTATCTGCACCAGCTCTAGGAAGAGTCTCTGTATCTCGCTGCAAGCTGATCGTGGGGCGGCTCCTATCAGGAGTGTTTCCCCGCTTTAGTTTACGACTAGGGATTCCTTCAGACCTAGGGTCCCGTGACCCAACGCTTCTCTCAATTTACACCCAAGATCCACTGCGGCATGAGTATGGCAGTGCCCGATTAGCCACAGAGTTTTTTGCGACCGTAGATTGGATCTACAAACATGCCTCGGATTTGCAAATTCCTCTATTACTGCTGCATGGCAGTGCGGATCAAGTGATCCACCCAGAGAGTAGCCGAGTTTTCTTTCAGCAAGTTATGTTTTCTGATAAAGAACATCATGAATACCCAGGGTGTTATCACGATCTTTATGTGGATGTTGATTACCAAAAGGTATTTACTGATTTAGAGAACTGGCTAGAACGACATCTGGCAGGAAGTCCATCCTGTGAGGCTTTAGGGCTGTGTGTGGTGCGCTACTAA
- a CDS encoding VWA domain-containing protein, whose protein sequence is MKVSLQPVLNDRHLDATQPSSQRQLAISVSAIPEASDRTVPLNLCLILDHSGSMNGRPLETVKQAAQQLIDQLSPGDRISVVVFDHKAKVLVANQVIDDPVGIKGKIAQLKAGGGTAIDEGMRLGIEELAKGKKDTVSQAFVLTDGENEHGDNQRCLKLAELATSYNLTLNSLGFGDHWNQDILEKIADAAGGSLSYIQHPGEAVEVFGRLFSRAQAVGLTNAYLQLFLEPHVRLADLKPIAQVAPDTVELPVQQEGAWCTVRLGDLMTDVPRVILANLYVGALPEGQHAIARVQVRYDDPMQGQEGLVSEMVPVEAAALSVFQPAVDTEVQHHILALAKYRQTQIAEAKLQQGDRVGAATMLQTAAKTALQMGDQGAATILQTSATRLQSGEELSEADRKKTRIVSKTILQA, encoded by the coding sequence ATGAAAGTCAGCTTGCAACCTGTTCTCAACGATCGCCATCTAGATGCGACGCAACCGAGTAGCCAGCGGCAATTGGCGATTTCGGTGTCGGCCATTCCAGAGGCTAGCGATCGCACAGTGCCTCTCAATTTGTGCTTGATCTTGGATCACAGCGGCTCGATGAATGGGCGGCCTCTAGAAACGGTGAAGCAGGCGGCGCAACAACTGATTGATCAATTGTCTCCGGGCGATCGCATTTCGGTGGTTGTGTTTGACCACAAGGCCAAAGTGCTAGTTGCCAATCAGGTGATCGACGATCCGGTGGGCATTAAGGGCAAAATTGCTCAACTCAAAGCTGGAGGTGGTACGGCGATTGATGAAGGGATGCGCTTGGGCATTGAGGAATTAGCCAAGGGCAAAAAAGACACGGTTTCTCAAGCTTTTGTCCTGACTGACGGCGAAAACGAGCACGGGGACAATCAGCGCTGTCTCAAGTTGGCCGAATTAGCTACTAGCTACAATCTGACTTTGAATAGCTTGGGCTTTGGCGATCACTGGAACCAGGACATTTTAGAAAAAATTGCTGATGCTGCCGGGGGCAGTTTGTCGTACATCCAGCATCCCGGCGAGGCAGTGGAGGTCTTTGGTCGCTTGTTTAGTCGGGCGCAAGCGGTGGGCCTAACTAATGCTTATTTGCAATTGTTTTTAGAGCCGCACGTACGGTTGGCCGATTTGAAGCCGATCGCGCAAGTGGCTCCCGATACGGTGGAGTTACCTGTGCAGCAGGAGGGAGCTTGGTGTACGGTGCGCTTGGGCGATTTAATGACCGATGTGCCCCGAGTGATTTTGGCGAATTTGTATGTGGGTGCTTTGCCTGAGGGGCAGCATGCGATCGCGCGGGTGCAGGTGCGCTATGACGACCCAATGCAAGGGCAAGAGGGACTGGTTTCGGAAATGGTTCCCGTGGAAGCGGCGGCCTTGAGTGTGTTTCAGCCTGCGGTGGATACGGAGGTGCAGCATCACATTTTGGCGTTAGCGAAGTATCGGCAAACTCAGATTGCGGAGGCGAAGTTGCAGCAGGGCGATCGCGTGGGGGCGGCAACGATGTTGCAAACGGCGGCGAAAACGGCTCTACAAATGGGCGATCAGGGGGCAGCAACGATTTTGCAGACGAGTGCGACGCGGTTGCAGTCGGGTGAGGAGTTGTCGGAGGCGGATCGGAAGAAGACTCGAATTGTTTCTAAGACGATTTTGCAAGCTTGA
- a CDS encoding long-chain fatty acid--CoA ligase: protein MDKTYQAPPSSGRVVLGRTIPSLLDEACAQAPNAQALNQWTGTNWQSLSNHGFRAAAEACTLGLLRLGLESGDRVALLMYSDVKFGLADMGCLWAGLVDVPIDLTHTLEQIIFVLQHSEAKALVIADLELLVQVTPHLGDTPHLRHIIVADAPEDWAEQRSQWLQSFPVSLMSLGELQSTQPILETSEATPALQANSKPEDLATIIYIPDEAGQLQGVMLTHENLSMNAFAAFSGITTLGKGDEETVLSFLPLNHVLARTMLYGHILYGHSIYFSSASRLTKHLQEVQPTILVTVPIVLEKTYSKIVERGSKAGSLFTRLIFLWALGLAKRYEIGRQPNLLYALLLRVADWLVLSKWRSLLGGRLKYVICGGAALKAELANVFAAAGIPILHGYGLTQASAVVCCNCGSFNRAGTVGLPIAGIEVAIAEDHEVLVRGPCITSGYYKNPEATQKLVDQQGWLHTGDLGAFTEDGFLKITGLKKSLFKLATGKYIAPQPIEQRLQQFPLVAQAIAVGSAQKFCAALIVPDSQALHSYALGVGIDLPPDALLTHPHVIALYQALVDTANCHLPYWAIVKRFQLINNPFTVENGLLTPTGQLNRTQINKTFSKEIDALYGESEPSRGKDQDKQKAASISPQASETDLSNVYPSVSPAACPAFAQSLPRINRLITFILWTSLTAPHSLTKLPIY from the coding sequence ATGGATAAGACTTACCAGGCTCCTCCTAGCTCTGGCAGGGTCGTTCTGGGACGCACAATCCCCTCATTACTTGATGAGGCTTGTGCCCAAGCCCCAAATGCTCAAGCTTTGAACCAATGGACTGGCACAAATTGGCAATCCCTTTCCAATCACGGCTTTCGGGCAGCTGCTGAAGCCTGTACGTTGGGTTTGCTAAGGTTAGGGTTAGAGAGCGGCGATCGCGTCGCTTTATTGATGTATAGCGATGTCAAATTTGGCTTGGCTGATATGGGTTGCCTATGGGCAGGGTTGGTTGATGTACCCATCGATCTCACTCATACCCTAGAGCAAATTATTTTTGTTCTCCAACACAGTGAAGCTAAGGCTTTAGTCATTGCTGACCTAGAGCTGTTGGTCCAAGTCACGCCACATTTAGGAGATACTCCTCACTTACGGCATATTATCGTGGCGGATGCCCCTGAGGATTGGGCAGAGCAGCGATCGCAGTGGCTCCAATCGTTTCCCGTTTCACTGATGTCTCTGGGTGAGTTGCAAAGTACCCAACCCATCCTAGAGACAAGTGAGGCAACGCCAGCTCTACAGGCGAATTCAAAACCTGAGGATTTGGCCACAATCATCTATATCCCGGATGAGGCGGGGCAACTGCAAGGGGTCATGCTAACCCATGAAAACCTCTCTATGAACGCTTTTGCCGCTTTCTCAGGCATTACTACACTAGGCAAAGGTGATGAGGAAACAGTGCTTTCCTTTCTGCCGTTAAACCATGTGTTAGCGCGGACGATGCTCTATGGACATATCCTTTATGGACACAGCATCTACTTCTCCAGTGCTAGCCGTCTCACCAAACATCTCCAGGAGGTTCAACCCACCATCTTAGTGACTGTACCCATTGTGTTGGAAAAGACATATAGCAAGATTGTTGAGAGGGGGAGTAAAGCTGGTTCTCTATTCACTCGTCTGATCTTTCTCTGGGCGCTAGGTTTAGCCAAACGTTATGAAATTGGCCGCCAACCTAACCTTCTATATGCTCTACTGCTCAGGGTAGCCGATTGGCTGGTGCTGTCAAAATGGCGATCGCTCTTGGGGGGTCGCCTTAAATATGTGATCTGTGGCGGAGCAGCGCTGAAGGCAGAATTAGCCAATGTCTTTGCCGCCGCTGGCATCCCGATTCTACATGGGTATGGTCTCACCCAAGCCAGTGCGGTGGTGTGCTGTAATTGTGGTTCCTTTAACCGAGCGGGAACGGTGGGACTACCGATCGCAGGGATAGAGGTGGCGATCGCGGAGGATCATGAGGTTTTGGTGCGTGGGCCTTGTATTACTTCCGGGTATTACAAAAATCCAGAAGCCACACAGAAACTCGTTGATCAGCAAGGCTGGTTGCATACAGGGGATTTGGGCGCGTTTACAGAAGACGGCTTTCTAAAAATTACAGGTCTGAAGAAGTCTCTGTTTAAACTCGCAACGGGCAAATATATTGCACCACAACCGATTGAGCAGCGATTGCAACAGTTTCCCTTGGTGGCTCAAGCGATCGCCGTGGGTTCCGCCCAAAAATTCTGTGCTGCCTTAATTGTTCCAGACTCACAGGCTCTCCATAGCTATGCCTTGGGAGTGGGGATTGATCTCCCACCCGATGCTCTCCTCACACATCCTCACGTCATAGCGCTTTACCAAGCTTTGGTCGATACCGCCAACTGTCATTTACCTTACTGGGCGATCGTCAAGCGCTTTCAACTGATCAACAATCCATTTACCGTAGAAAACGGCTTATTAACTCCAACCGGGCAACTGAACCGTACCCAGATCAATAAAACCTTTAGCAAAGAAATTGATGCTTTGTACGGGGAATCAGAGCCAAGCCGTGGGAAAGATCAGGATAAGCAGAAAGCAGCCTCTATATCTCCTCAAGCTTCTGAGACTGACCTGTCGAACGTGTATCCGTCTGTTTCACCTGCTGCTTGCCCTGCCTTTGCCCAATCCCTACCTCGGATTAATCGTTTAATTACGTTCATCCTTTGGACGAGTTTGACTGCGCCTCATTCACTCACAAAATTGCCAATCTATTAG
- a CDS encoding ATP-dependent Clp protease proteolytic subunit, producing the protein MPIGVPKVPYRMPGEQFTQWIDIYNRLYRERIIFLGRDVDDEIANQIIAVMLYLDSEDPGKDIYLYINSPGGMVTSGMAIYDTMQHIKSDVVTICVGLAASMGSFLLAAGTKGKRLALPHSRIMIHQPSGGTRGQATDIEIEAREILRIRRQLNQIYADKTGQTLQKIEKDMDRDFFMSAHEAKEYGLVDRVLDDRTP; encoded by the coding sequence ATGCCTATTGGCGTTCCTAAGGTTCCCTACCGGATGCCGGGGGAACAATTTACCCAGTGGATCGACATCTACAACCGCCTCTATCGCGAACGGATTATTTTCCTAGGGCGGGATGTGGATGATGAGATTGCCAACCAGATCATTGCGGTGATGCTGTACCTGGATTCAGAAGATCCTGGCAAAGATATTTACCTTTACATCAACTCCCCTGGTGGGATGGTTACGTCTGGCATGGCGATTTACGACACCATGCAGCACATTAAATCCGATGTAGTGACCATCTGTGTGGGTCTAGCGGCCTCTATGGGTTCCTTCCTGCTAGCCGCCGGAACGAAAGGGAAGCGTTTAGCCCTGCCCCACTCGCGGATCATGATTCACCAGCCTTCTGGTGGTACCCGTGGTCAAGCTACCGACATTGAGATTGAAGCACGAGAAATTTTGCGGATTCGTCGTCAGCTTAACCAAATCTACGCTGACAAGACGGGCCAAACCTTGCAGAAGATCGAGAAAGACATGGATCGGGACTTTTTCATGTCAGCCCACGAAGCCAAAGAATACGGCTTGGTTGATCGCGTCCTAGACGATCGCACCCCTTAA
- a CDS encoding ATP-dependent Clp protease proteolytic subunit, with the protein MNLPIQAVQSPYYGDAFSRTPPPDLPSLLLKERIVYLGMPLVPAVTELIIAELLYLQYEDPEKPIKIYINSTGTSSYNGEPVGFETEAFAICDTMKYIKPPIHTICLGSAMGMAAMLLSAGTKGCRASLPNATIVLHQPKSYARGQATDIQIRAKEVLANKRTMVDILAENTGQSPEKIIKDMDRIFYITPQEAVPYGLIDRVLEKEDLAHPPLPAGVI; encoded by the coding sequence ATGAACTTACCGATCCAAGCCGTTCAATCTCCCTACTACGGAGATGCGTTCTCTCGGACCCCCCCACCCGATTTACCTTCCTTGTTGCTCAAGGAGCGGATCGTTTATCTAGGGATGCCGCTAGTTCCCGCCGTAACTGAGTTAATCATTGCGGAATTGTTGTACTTACAGTACGAAGACCCAGAAAAACCCATCAAAATCTATATCAACTCCACTGGGACTTCTAGCTACAATGGCGAACCCGTCGGCTTTGAAACCGAAGCTTTCGCCATCTGCGACACCATGAAGTACATCAAGCCTCCCATTCACACCATCTGCTTGGGTTCAGCAATGGGGATGGCGGCCATGCTTTTGTCTGCTGGGACCAAAGGCTGCCGAGCTAGCTTACCCAATGCCACAATCGTGCTGCATCAACCCAAGAGCTATGCTCGCGGCCAAGCGACCGATATTCAAATTCGGGCGAAAGAGGTGCTTGCTAACAAAAGAACGATGGTCGATATTTTGGCAGAAAATACTGGCCAATCTCCCGAAAAAATTATCAAGGACATGGATCGGATCTTCTATATCACTCCTCAGGAAGCTGTCCCCTACGGCTTGATTGATCGAGTTTTAGAAAAAGAAGACCTCGCTCATCCTCCTCTGCCCGCAGGCGTTATCTAG
- a CDS encoding J domain-containing protein, with translation MNVADCYRLLGLRSGASFAEIKASYRRLARQYHPDVNPGDQRAKEKFIELTAAYKLLLTTVKSSEGQASQSQGTASNAAATSPSTKSPPPTPKVTVKRATSETQVKVTKKQPGVEFNPQLSETEQKLKQRVYEQLQQLLRDQRFPKAVTIVEGLAQRIPQDPEVRQWQAIVYQRLGRHLVSQKQLDKARIYLKKALRTDPHNRSLWAEVERDFRRIEQML, from the coding sequence ATGAACGTTGCAGATTGCTACCGTCTTCTAGGACTGCGCTCCGGTGCTTCCTTTGCCGAAATCAAAGCTTCTTACCGCCGTCTAGCGCGGCAGTATCATCCTGACGTGAATCCAGGAGATCAGCGTGCTAAGGAAAAGTTTATTGAGCTGACGGCAGCTTACAAACTCCTCTTGACTACAGTGAAGTCCTCAGAGGGACAAGCCAGTCAGAGCCAAGGGACTGCTAGCAATGCCGCCGCAACTTCTCCTTCCACTAAGTCTCCGCCTCCCACGCCAAAAGTGACGGTGAAACGAGCCACATCGGAAACTCAGGTTAAGGTAACCAAGAAGCAACCTGGAGTTGAGTTTAATCCGCAGCTTTCGGAAACAGAACAAAAACTTAAGCAGAGAGTTTACGAACAGCTCCAGCAATTACTGAGGGATCAGCGCTTTCCCAAGGCTGTCACAATTGTAGAAGGGTTAGCCCAACGCATCCCCCAAGACCCAGAAGTGCGACAGTGGCAGGCGATCGTGTATCAACGCTTGGGTCGGCACTTGGTCAGCCAAAAGCAGCTAGATAAAGCCAGAATTTACCTAAAAAAAGCTCTCCGGACAGATCCTCACAACCGATCGCTCTGGGCCGAAGTAGAACGCGATTTTCGCCGCATAGAACAGATGCTTTAA